One genomic region from Natrinema caseinilyticum encodes:
- a CDS encoding EamA family transporter yields MKSTLVTSSPIVFALIAMISWGMWTAIAKLATETVNPTVAMILSYVASILVAIGYLSIAHDDVAITGEGVGWALVSGIFAGIGAIAFYSGIAQGRVGTVTTISALYFVVAVVVGILLFENSLGIREVTGVAFAVVSVVLLAG; encoded by the coding sequence ATGAAAAGTACTCTCGTGACATCCTCACCCATAGTGTTCGCGTTGATCGCGATGATCTCTTGGGGCATGTGGACTGCAATAGCGAAACTGGCGACGGAGACGGTGAATCCGACAGTAGCGATGATCCTCTCGTACGTGGCGAGTATACTGGTCGCGATCGGATACCTCTCGATCGCTCACGACGACGTGGCGATAACGGGCGAAGGCGTCGGATGGGCCCTGGTTAGCGGGATATTCGCTGGAATCGGTGCGATCGCGTTTTATTCGGGTATCGCACAGGGACGGGTCGGAACGGTCACGACGATTTCGGCACTGTACTTCGTTGTCGCGGTTGTCGTCGGAATACTCCTGTTCGAAAATTCTCTCGGCATCCGAGAGGTAACCGGAG